From the genome of Palaemon carinicauda isolate YSFRI2023 chromosome 6, ASM3689809v2, whole genome shotgun sequence, one region includes:
- the LOC137642031 gene encoding ATP-dependent RNA helicase glh-2-like, with amino-acid sequence MMVLRVVFLCYLAASALADDDKGDEQNEGRTRSFGGGVSPGFGGGINPGFGGGINPGFGGGINPGFGGGINQGFGGGINPGFGGGINPGFGGGINPGFGGGINPGFGGGINPGFGGGINPGFGGGINPGFGGGFGGVSQTCRRWCRTPEGQAYCCESNNEPETLPFVKPGQCPPVRPQCPPVRSFAPPQTCSNDSKCGGVDKCCFDRCLEEHVCKPPVGSGGFGGFGFGR; translated from the exons ATGATG GTATTACGAGTTGTGTTCTTGTGCTACTTGGCAGCATCTGCCTTAGCGGATGACGACAAAGGAGATGAACAAAATGAAGGGAGAACGCGTTCCTTTGGAGGTGGAGTGAGTCCTGGCTTTGGAGGTGGAATCAACCCTGGCTTTGGGGGTGGAATCAACCCTGGCTTTGGAGGTGGAATCAACCCTGGCTTTGGGGGAGGTATCAACCAAGGTTTTGGAGGTGGAATCAACCCTGGCTTTGGAGGTGGAATCAACCCTGGCTTTGGGGGCGGTATCAACCCTGGTTTTGGTGGTGGAATCAACCCAGGTTTTGGAGGTGGAATCAACCCAGGTTTTGGAGGTGGAATCAACCCAGGATTTGGAGGTGGAATCAACCCAGGCTTTGGTGGAGGATTCGGTGGAGTTTCCCAGACGTGCAGACGTTGGTGCCGAACTCCCGAGGGACAGGCCTACTGCTGCGAGAGCAACAACGAGCCTGAAACCCTTCCCTTCGTCAAGCCAGGTCAATGCCCTCCCGTAAGACCTCAGTGCCCACCCGTCAGGAGCTTTGCCCCTCCACAGACATGCTCCAATGACAGCAAGTGCGGAGGCGTCGACAAGTGCTGCTTCGACAGATGTCTCGAGGAACACGTTTGCAAACCCCCTGTTGGATCTGGAGGCTTCGGAGGATTCGGTTTCGGCCGTTGA
- the LOC137642894 gene encoding pupal cuticle protein Edg-91-like produces the protein MRKRVLRVVFLCYLAASALADDDKGNEQNEGRTRSFGGGLSPGFGGGINSGFGGGINPGFGGGINPGFGGGINQGFGGGINPGFGGGINPGFGGGINPGFGGGINPGFGGGINPGFGGGINPGFGGGINPGFGGGFGGVSQTCRRWCRTPEGQAYCCESNNEPETLPFVKPGQCPPVRPQCPPVRSFAPPQTCSNDSKCGGVDKCCFDRCLEEHVCKPPVGSGGFGGFGFGR, from the exons ATGCGGAAAAGA GTATTACGAGTTGTGTTCTTGTGCTACTTAGCAGCTTCTGCCTTAGCGGATGACGACAAAGGAAATGAACAAAATGAAGGGAGAACGCGTTCCTTTGGAGGTGGACTGAGCCCTGGCTTTGGAGGTGGAATCAACTCTGGCTTTGGGGGTGGAATCAACCCTGGCTTTGGAGGTGGAATCAACCCTGGCTTTGGGGGAGGTATCAACCAAGGTTTTGGAGGTGGAATCAACCCTGGCTTTGGAGGTGGAATCAACCCTGGCTTTGGGGGCGGTATCAACCCAGGATTTGGTGGTGGAATCAACCCAGGTTTTGGAGGTGGAATCAACCCAGGTTTTGGAGGTGGAATCAACCCAGGATTTGGAGGTGGAATCAACCCAGGCTTTGGTGGAGGATTCGGTGGAGTTTCCCAGACATGCAGACGTTGGTGCCGAACTCCTGAGGGACAGGCCTACTGCTGCGAGAGTAACAACGAGCCTGAAACCCTTCCCTTCGTCAAGCCAGGTCAATGCCCTCCCGTAAGACCTCAGTGCCCACCCGTCAGGAGCTTTGCCCCTCCACAGACATGCTCCAATGACAGCAAGTGCGGAGGCGTCGACAAGTGCTGCTTCGACAGGTGTCTCGAGGAACACGTTTGCAAACCCCCTGTAGGATCTGGAGGCTTCGGAGGATTCGGTTTCGGCCGTTGA